The Caulobacter sp. FWC2 region CGGCGGTCGGCTCGTTGATGATGCGCAGGACTTCCAGGCCGGCGATCTTGCCGGCGTCCTTGGTCGCCTGACGCTGGGCGTCGTTGAAATAGGCCGGGACGGTGATGACCGCCTTGGTCACGGGCTCACCGAGGTGAGCTTCGGCGGCTTCCTTCATCTTCTGCAGGATGAAGGCCGACACTTCCTGCGGGCTGTAATCCTTGCCCTGAGCCTTGACCCAGGCGTCGCCGGTCGGGCCCTTGACGATCTCGTAGGGCACCATGCCCTTGTCCTTCTCGACCACCGGGTCGCTGGCGGAGCGGCCGATCAGGCGCTTGATCGCGAACAGCGTGTTGGTCGGGTTGGTCACGGCCTGGCGTTTGGCCGGCTGGCCAACCAGGCGTTCGCCATCTTCCATGAAGGCGACGACCGACGGAGTCGTACGAGCGCCTTCGGCGTTCTCGATCACCTTCGGGTTCTTGCCGTCCATGATGGCCACGCACGAGTTCGTGGTGCCCAGGTCGATGCCGATAATCTTGCTCATTTTGGTACCTGTTCGCTCCTTTAGGCGGACGGTGGTGACGAGGGCCTTCTCGGAAGCGCCCCGGTTTTTCTCGTTCCCGTCCCCGATGGGTTCGTACGCTCTACGGTTGGTTCCACATCCCGTCCCGCCGACGAAAACCGAGGGGGCGAAATGCGTTGTGCGAAGTTGACGAGCCCGTCAACCCCGCTTCGAAGCCGGATATGGGGGATAGGGGACAGGGCGCAAGGCCATAACCCCATGCGGCGAGGGGGAATCTGGCGTTTTGGGCAAGAAAAATGGCCGCACCCCCTTCCGAGTGCGGCCAAGAAATATAACGCGTTATCCGGCGTTTAGCCGTTCTTGCCGACCCAGGCGGTGATGGCCGGCAGGCGCTGCTCGCGGATCTTGGCGCGGTTAAGCACCGAGGCGGCGGCCTTGTCGGCTTCCTTGCGCGATCCCTCGGCCAGATTGGCCGCGGCCCAGGCCTTGATCTTCTCCGCCATGGCCGGGTTCGACGAGCTGGCGCCCAGACCGGGGATAAACCGGGTGCGCGAGGTGGAATCGACCTTGGCGTTGACCGCGTCCTTGTGGGCTACAGCCCAGTCGAAGGTCATGTCCGGGTGACCGCCCGCCACCCGCGAGATCATCGAACTGGACAGGGTCTCGCCTGGTTCCGGCGTCAGGGCCAGCTCCAGCGCCTTCTTGGCGAGGGCCTCATCCTCGGCCGAGGCCAGCAGCGAGAACAGCTGGGCGCGGATCAGCGGGGTCTTCTCGGCCAGGGCCTGGGCGTGGATGGCGTCCCAGGTGGCGGCGTCGGCGTGACGGGCCACGACGCTGAGGATGGTCTTGCGCAGCGGACCGGGGATGGCCGACGGGTCGGTCTTGTCGGCGTTGAACCGACGCGTGGCCTCGGCCACGACCTCCGGATCGCCCAGGCCGCCCAGAGTGCCGATCAACTCGCCGCGCAGGATGGCGATGCGGTCGGGCTCGCCGGCCTTGGCCGTCCAGCCGACCTTGGCGAGCAGCGGGCGCAGCTTGGCCACGGCCAGCTTGCGGAACGCGGCGCGCTCGGCCGGCATGCCTTCGTAGTAGTTGTCGATGCCCGAATAGACGCCGGCGATCTTCGAAAACACCTGCGGGTCGGCGTCGGCCGGCGTGGCCTTGGCCAGGTCGAGGAAGTCGGTGGCGGGCTGGTAGCCGGCCAGGCCCATCGACCAGGCGTCGCTCATCACGCCCAACTGGTCGATCGCCGGCAGCTTGGCGAAGCTCTGAACGATGCCGCCGAAACGCTCGGCGCCATACTGGGTGCGGAAGTAGCCGTTCTGGCCGGCATTGACCACGACCGGGCCGCAGCCATCGACCGTGACCGAGCCCTTGCCGCCGGTGACCAGGGTCTTGGCTTCGCCGCCGCCCACAGCCTGAACGGTGACCGGAACACGCCACAGCAGCGGCTTCTTGTCCGGGACGTCCTTGCTGAACTCGGACTGGCTGAGCGTCAGGGTCGTCTTGCCGGCCGCGCAGGTCGCCGCATCGACAGTGATCAGAGGCACGCCCGGCTGCAGGGTGAAGTCATGGGCGATGGCCAGGATCGGCTTCTTGGCCGCGCCCTCGACCGACGACCACAGGTCGTCGCTGACCGTATTGCCGTGGGCGTGCTTCTTCATGTAAGCGCGCACGCCGTCGCGCCAGGCGTCGTGACCCACATAGCTTTCCAGCATACGGATGACGGCCTCGCCCTTCTGGTACGTGATGCCGTCGAAGGCTTGGCTGGCCTGCTCGACGGTGGTCACGTGCTGCACCACCGGGTGCGTGGTCGACAGCGCGTCCAGGCTCATGGCGTACTCACGACCGCCAACCGACCCCAGAGCGGAGTTCCATTCGGGGTGGAAGTGCTCGGTCGCGCGGCCTTCCATCCACGAGGCGAAGCCCTCGTTCAGCCACAGGTCGTCCCACCAGGCCATGGTGACCAGGTCGCCGAACCACTGGTGCGCCATTTCGTGGGCCACGGTGGTGAAGACGGTCTGCTTGTCGCTCTCGGTCGAGATCTTCGGATCGAGATTCATGGCGTATTCGAAATAGAAGATCGCCCCCCAGTTCTCCATGGCGCTGAAGAACTGGCTGCGGCCGGGGGCGGCGATGTTGTCCAGCACCGGCAGCGGGTATGGCGTGCCGAAATAGTCGTTGTACCAAGGCAGGATATCGGCGGCAGCCTTGAGTGCGAACGCGGCCTTGGGCGTGTCGCCCTTCTTGGTGACCACGCCGACATCGACGCCGGCGGCCTTGACCGAGGCGCGGTCGAACTCGCCCAGGCCGAAGAACAGCAGGTAGGTCGACATCTTCGGCGAGGTCGCGAACTTCACCAGGGTCTTGCCGCCGCCGAGGTCCTTCGAGGACGCGATCGGCATGTTGCCCAGCGCCATCTGACCGGTCGGGATCGTCGCCTCGACGGTGTAGGTGGCCTTGTAGAACGGCTCGTCCCACGACGGGATGAAGCGGCGGGCGTCGGAGTTCTCGAACTGGGTGTAGATCGCGCGCTTCTTGCCGGTCTCGGTCTCGTAGTCCAGCGCGAACAGGCCGGCGGCCTGGGTGTAGATCTTGCCCGTATAGTCGAGGGCCAGGACGTACTTGCCCTTCGGAAGGACCTTGGCGAACGTGAAGCTGGCGGTCTGGGCGTCGTCGTCGACCTTGACCTTGCCAGTCATTGAGGCCGCGCCGACCCCGGCGATCTCGGCCTTGGAGAACGCCAGGTCTGCCGCCTGCAGGGTCACGGTCGCGGTCGGCTCGACGACCTCGATGGCGATCTTCACGCTGGCGGAGAAGGCCATCTTGTCGGCGTCGGGCGTGAAGGACAGGTCATAGTGCGTGGGCCGGACAGCGCGCGGGAGCTGGGTCGTCACCGAGGCGAAGGTCGCGCCCTTGCTGCCGGCCTGGACGGCGGCGGTAGGCTTGGCTGGGGCCTTGGCGGCGGTCGCGGCGGACACCGCGCCAGAGGCGAACAAAATCACGGCGACGGCCGCGGAGGACATAAGACGACGCATGTACGGTCCTGATATGGAAAAATAGTCCGGCCCCCTCGCCGGAGGCGCAAACCAACACCTTCCGTCCCTATGGCGCGTCTTAAATTTCAGTAATGTTTCAGCCCCTCACCGTCGTTCCCGGTTTCGACCTCTGGCCCGGCCTGCTGGACCTTCCGGCCCAGCGCGCGCTGGTCGACGCGGTGATGGCCGCCGCCGAAGCCGCGCCGTTCGCCCACTACAACACCGCCTATGGAAAGGCGATGAGCGTGGCCATGACCGCCTTCGGACCGCTGGGCTGGACCAGCGACAAGACCGGATACCGCTATGCTGAACGCCATCCGGGCACGGACCAGGTCTGGCCGGCCATGCCGCCCGCGCTACTGGAACTCTGGAGCGCGCTGGGCGATCCCGACACCCCGCCGGACTCGTGCCTGGTGAACCTCTATCGCGGCGAGGCCCGCATGGGTCTTCACCAGGATCGCGACGAGGCCGACACGGCCTTTCCGGTGCTGTCGATCTCGCTGGGCGACACGGCGGTGTTCCGGATCGGCGGGACCTCGCGCAAGGACCCGACGCGGAGCCTGCGGCTGGGCTCCGGCGATGTCTGCCGACTCTCCGGACCGGCGCGCCTGGCCTTCCACGGCGTCGACCGTATCCTGGCGGGTTCGTCGAGCCTGGTACCCGGCGGTGGCCGGATCAACCTGACGCTTAGACGCGCCCTGTAGAGCCTCGCCCACAACGAAAAAGGCCGCCCCTTTCGGAGCGGCCTTCTTGTCGGCGACGATCTGAAGTCGGATCAGCCGCGCAGCTTACGCGTGATCACTTCCAGGTCGTGGTTCAGGGTGCTGTCCTCGGCGCGCAGGGCCTCGATACGGCGCACGGCGTGGAGCACCGTGGTGTGGTCGCGACCGCCGAAGCGACGGCCGATGTCCGGCAGCGAACGGGTGGTCAGCTGTTTGGCCAGCCACATGGCGGCCTGACGCGGACGGGCGATGGCGCGGTTGCGGCGCTCCGACAGCAGATCGGCCTGCTTCATGCCGTAGTGCTCGGACGTCGCCTTCTGGATGTCGTCGATGGTGATGCGCTTCTCGCCCGACCGCAGGTGCGGACGCAGGATCGCCTGGACCTCGTCCAGCGTCATGCGCGACAGGCCTTCGCCGGCGCGGGCCGACAGGGTGTTCAGCGCGCCTTCCAGCTCGCGGACGCTGTCGGTGAAACGGTCGGCCAGGAACTGCAGCACGTCCGGACGCATGGTCGGCTCGAAGCCGTGGGCCACGGCCAGGGTCTGAATCTTACGTTCCAGGATGCCCAGGCGCAGATTGCGGTCAGCCGGCTCCAGGCCGCAGACCAGGCCCGCGGAAAGGTGCGAGCGCAGGTGAGCGTCCATCTCGGTCATGGCCGACGGCGGGCGGTCCGCCGAGAACACGACGCGGCCGCCTTCGCCGACCAGGGCGGTCAGGGTGTGGAACAGCTCTTCCTGGGTCGACTGCTTGCCGGCGATGAAATGCACGTCGTCGATGATCAGCAGGTCGGCGGCGCGCAGCTCTTCCTTGAAGGCCGCCGTCTGGCGATCCATCAGGGCGCGCACGAAGGTCGACAGGAAGCGCTCGGCGGTCAGATAGACCACGCGCTTTTCCGGCGCGTTGCGCATGGCTTCCCAGGCCAGGGCGTTCAGCAGGTGGGTCTTGCCGAACCCATAGGGGCCGTGGAACAGCACGGGATTGAAGTGGCCGTCGGCCCAGTTGGCGATCCGGCGCGCCACGGCGTGGGCGAACTCGTTGGCGGGACCCGGGACGAAGGTCTCGAAGGTGAAGCGCTCTTGCAGACCCTGGGTGCGGGTCGACTTGGTGATGGGCGCCATGATCGCCGGGGCGTCGGTCGACACCGGCAGGACGATCTCGATGGGTTCGGCGACCACGGCCTTCGGGGCGGCCTCGACATAGGCGCCGCCGTTGCCAACCAGCGCCGCTTCGAACTCAAGGCGCGACTTCAGGTCGATGCGACGCCCGGTCGGGTCGTTGGCGGCCCACAGCTCGCCAATGCGACGCCAGGCGCTACGACGGATCCAGTCACGGGCGATGCCCGTCGACGTGACCAGGACGACATCGCCGGCCGCGGCCTCGCGCAGAGCCGCAGGGGCGATCCATGACCCGAAGGCCGCATCGCCGAGCTCGCGTTTCAAAGCCACGCAAACCTTCAACCACACGCTCGTCGCCGGCTCTACCGCCGCCGCGATCGCTGTCGAGAAGTCCTGGCTGGCCACCCCGCCCTTCATCGTCATTCGTCCACCGCCTCGCACAAAAACAACCGCCGCTACCATTCCTGCCGCCCGCCCCCCATGGCGTACGGCCGGTTCACTCAACGCACACAGGTTCTTACCCGGCGAACGCAATGGGTCCGCCGCCGCCTCGTTTTTTCCAAGACTGGAGAAGCGCTGAGACGCTTAAACTAGCTACCGGAGGGGGCCGGTCAAACGGAAAACTTGCGTCCGAGTTCGGATATTTCTGTTGACTCGCGAGAGCCCCTCGCCCGGCAAGGGAATAGCTAAGACAGCTGCTCAGATCACAGATTGCTACGGCAGGAATAGAGCATTGGATTCAAAGCAAAAGCCGACCAGGCGGACCTGATCGGCTTTTGTAAATACTTGAAATCATTAGACGAACGTCGTTCGTCCAGAAGTTGGACTAGGCCGCGGCCTTATCCAGCTTCTTCAGGCGCGCGGCCAGGCGCGACACCTTGCGCGAGCCCGTGTTGGGGTGAACCACGCCCTTCGAAACCGCGCGCATCAGCTCCGATTGAGCTTCCACGAAAGCGGCCTTGGCGACGGCCACATCGCCCTTTGCGATGGCGTCTTCGAACTTGCGCAGGAAGGTGCGCACGCGCGAGCGACGAGCGGTGTTGACTTCGGTGCGGCGAGCGATCTTGCGGATCGC contains the following coding sequences:
- the rpsT gene encoding 30S ribosomal protein S20; this translates as MANNPGAKKAIRKIARRTEVNTARRSRVRTFLRKFEDAIAKGDVAVAKAAFVEAQSELMRAVSKGVVHPNTGSRKVSRLAARLKKLDKAAA
- the dnaA gene encoding chromosomal replication initiator protein DnaA produces the protein MTMKGGVASQDFSTAIAAAVEPATSVWLKVCVALKRELGDAAFGSWIAPAALREAAAGDVVLVTSTGIARDWIRRSAWRRIGELWAANDPTGRRIDLKSRLEFEAALVGNGGAYVEAAPKAVVAEPIEIVLPVSTDAPAIMAPITKSTRTQGLQERFTFETFVPGPANEFAHAVARRIANWADGHFNPVLFHGPYGFGKTHLLNALAWEAMRNAPEKRVVYLTAERFLSTFVRALMDRQTAAFKEELRAADLLIIDDVHFIAGKQSTQEELFHTLTALVGEGGRVVFSADRPPSAMTEMDAHLRSHLSAGLVCGLEPADRNLRLGILERKIQTLAVAHGFEPTMRPDVLQFLADRFTDSVRELEGALNTLSARAGEGLSRMTLDEVQAILRPHLRSGEKRITIDDIQKATSEHYGMKQADLLSERRNRAIARPRQAAMWLAKQLTTRSLPDIGRRFGGRDHTTVLHAVRRIEALRAEDSTLNHDLEVITRKLRG
- a CDS encoding M1 family metallopeptidase, with amino-acid sequence MRRLMSSAAVAVILFASGAVSAATAAKAPAKPTAAVQAGSKGATFASVTTQLPRAVRPTHYDLSFTPDADKMAFSASVKIAIEVVEPTATVTLQAADLAFSKAEIAGVGAASMTGKVKVDDDAQTASFTFAKVLPKGKYVLALDYTGKIYTQAAGLFALDYETETGKKRAIYTQFENSDARRFIPSWDEPFYKATYTVEATIPTGQMALGNMPIASSKDLGGGKTLVKFATSPKMSTYLLFFGLGEFDRASVKAAGVDVGVVTKKGDTPKAAFALKAAADILPWYNDYFGTPYPLPVLDNIAAPGRSQFFSAMENWGAIFYFEYAMNLDPKISTESDKQTVFTTVAHEMAHQWFGDLVTMAWWDDLWLNEGFASWMEGRATEHFHPEWNSALGSVGGREYAMSLDALSTTHPVVQHVTTVEQASQAFDGITYQKGEAVIRMLESYVGHDAWRDGVRAYMKKHAHGNTVSDDLWSSVEGAAKKPILAIAHDFTLQPGVPLITVDAATCAAGKTTLTLSQSEFSKDVPDKKPLLWRVPVTVQAVGGGEAKTLVTGGKGSVTVDGCGPVVVNAGQNGYFRTQYGAERFGGIVQSFAKLPAIDQLGVMSDAWSMGLAGYQPATDFLDLAKATPADADPQVFSKIAGVYSGIDNYYEGMPAERAAFRKLAVAKLRPLLAKVGWTAKAGEPDRIAILRGELIGTLGGLGDPEVVAEATRRFNADKTDPSAIPGPLRKTILSVVARHADAATWDAIHAQALAEKTPLIRAQLFSLLASAEDEALAKKALELALTPEPGETLSSSMISRVAGGHPDMTFDWAVAHKDAVNAKVDSTSRTRFIPGLGASSSNPAMAEKIKAWAAANLAEGSRKEADKAAASVLNRAKIREQRLPAITAWVGKNG
- a CDS encoding alpha-ketoglutarate-dependent dioxygenase AlkB yields the protein MFQPLTVVPGFDLWPGLLDLPAQRALVDAVMAAAEAAPFAHYNTAYGKAMSVAMTAFGPLGWTSDKTGYRYAERHPGTDQVWPAMPPALLELWSALGDPDTPPDSCLVNLYRGEARMGLHQDRDEADTAFPVLSISLGDTAVFRIGGTSRKDPTRSLRLGSGDVCRLSGPARLAFHGVDRILAGSSSLVPGGGRINLTLRRAL